In Alistipes ihumii AP11, a genomic segment contains:
- a CDS encoding RteC domain-containing protein has product MIRCEEQTACRPQPHMERLTWQDSKTGLCEIIFAWQAKGSFGNIPMTKLAAYIQQVFNIDLGSNLSRTLGEMRLRNDPTPYLDSMTDALLRKMKRTKIKR; this is encoded by the coding sequence ATGATCCGCTGCGAAGAACAGACGGCCTGTCGACCGCAGCCTCACATGGAAAGGCTGACATGGCAGGACAGCAAGACCGGCTTGTGCGAAATTATCTTCGCATGGCAAGCCAAAGGTTCCTTCGGGAATATCCCCATGACAAAATTGGCGGCCTACATCCAACAGGTATTCAATATCGACTTGGGTTCCAACTTGAGCCGCACACTCGGGGAGATGAGGCTGCGTAACGACCCCACACCTTATCTCGACAGTATGACCGATGCACTCCTGAGAAAAATGAAACGGACAAAAATAAAACGGTAA
- a CDS encoding helix-turn-helix domain-containing protein, whose translation MEVITFDSAAFRKLQSDLNKIMEFIEEQQKRQHDPSADDEMWIDNYDACTFLKISERTLQRLRAAKKITYSRLDRQVYYQVKEIKRMLRNHLIRSNEEYLRDLLENQRLYAEQRRAAKPNK comes from the coding sequence ATGGAAGTTATCACTTTCGACTCGGCGGCATTTCGTAAGCTGCAAAGCGACCTGAATAAGATCATGGAGTTTATCGAGGAGCAGCAAAAACGGCAGCACGACCCGTCGGCAGACGATGAGATGTGGATCGACAACTACGATGCCTGTACGTTCCTCAAGATCAGCGAGCGTACGCTCCAGCGACTTCGCGCCGCTAAGAAAATCACCTATTCGCGCTTGGACCGCCAGGTCTACTATCAGGTGAAGGAGATCAAGCGAATGTTGCGAAACCACCTGATCCGCAGCAACGAGGAATACCTGCGGGATCTGCTCGAAAACCAACGACTCTATGCTGAGCAAAGACGCGCTGCTAAGCCGAACAAATAA